The following proteins come from a genomic window of Corynebacterium sp. P4-C1:
- a CDS encoding TIGR03089 family protein: MSLLAPILSTDPASPRLTVYDESAGTRMEFSGVTLDNWANKIANMLVEEFELDDPAAAPRIVVDLPLSWQAAVLPIGIYNAGLTFNTKESADNGNDPQLVFTSVDEVGNWPRSADVVAVSDDPFGRGVTETGGTLPPGVVDFGPTVRFYGDQYYGQSPDLADWAAAPGTSTSANASTSKTAERILIPGWRTREDFDTTVMATLAAGGSVVVIAGVASAERIRQIAEAEKVTKRLA; the protein is encoded by the coding sequence ATGAGCTTGCTCGCCCCGATCCTGTCCACCGACCCTGCCAGCCCGCGCTTGACCGTCTACGACGAGTCCGCCGGAACGCGCATGGAATTCTCCGGTGTGACACTGGATAACTGGGCCAACAAGATCGCCAATATGCTCGTCGAGGAATTCGAGCTCGACGACCCTGCCGCCGCGCCGCGCATCGTGGTGGACCTCCCCCTGTCCTGGCAGGCGGCGGTGCTGCCCATCGGCATCTACAACGCCGGCCTCACCTTCAACACGAAGGAGTCCGCGGACAACGGCAACGACCCGCAGCTGGTCTTCACCAGCGTTGACGAGGTGGGCAACTGGCCGAGGTCCGCAGATGTCGTGGCGGTCTCGGACGACCCGTTCGGCCGTGGTGTGACGGAGACCGGCGGCACGCTGCCGCCCGGCGTGGTCGACTTCGGCCCCACCGTCCGCTTCTACGGCGACCAGTACTACGGCCAGTCCCCCGACCTCGCCGACTGGGCTGCTGCGCCAGGCACGAGCACCAGCGCCAATGCCAGCACCAGCAAAACAGCCGAGCGCATTCTCATTCCGGGTTGGCGCACGCGCGAGGATTTCGACACCACCGTAATGGCCACCCTCGCCGCGGGCGGTTCCGTGGTCGTCATCGCGGGGGTCGCCTCCGCCGAGCGCATCAGGCAGATCGCCGAGGCGGAGAAGGTGACCAAACGGTTGGCCTAG
- a CDS encoding YdcF family protein, protein MLEARLTTALALAHRHPQAPVVVTGQGESDVMARWLIERGVPASRIVEEPRATSTNENLENSRALFPSVARLTVVTNGFHVARTKVWAAHLGVPVTVVAAPTPKKSRLKNYAREVVAVPHSAARVVWRKLVRRWFGR, encoded by the coding sequence ATGCTCGAAGCACGCTTGACGACGGCACTGGCACTGGCGCACCGCCACCCGCAGGCCCCCGTCGTGGTGACGGGGCAGGGAGAGTCGGACGTGATGGCGCGGTGGCTCATTGAGCGTGGTGTGCCGGCCTCCCGGATCGTGGAGGAGCCCCGGGCGACGTCGACGAACGAGAACCTGGAGAATTCCCGCGCGCTGTTCCCGTCAGTGGCACGGTTGACCGTGGTCACCAACGGCTTCCACGTTGCGCGCACCAAAGTGTGGGCGGCGCACCTGGGTGTGCCCGTCACGGTCGTGGCCGCACCGACCCCGAAGAAATCGCGGTTGAAGAACTACGCCCGGGAGGTCGTTGCGGTGCCGCACTCCGCGGCGCGTGTCGTGTGGCGCAAGCTCGTGCGCCGGTGGTTTGGCCGCTAG
- the purE gene encoding 5-(carboxyamino)imidazole ribonucleotide mutase: MEPQVGIIMGSDSDWDTVAPAAEILAEFGIRFEVGVVSAHRTPEKMLAYAKGAHGRGLQVIIACAGGAAHLPGMVAAATPLPVIGIPRALKDLDGLDSLLSIVQMPGGVPVATVSIGGAKNAGLLAARILGSSEPEIQRRMVDYQENMAREVERKDEALRERLLGGGE, translated from the coding sequence ATGGAACCGCAGGTAGGAATCATCATGGGGTCCGACTCGGACTGGGACACTGTCGCACCGGCGGCGGAGATTCTCGCCGAGTTCGGCATCCGCTTCGAGGTCGGGGTGGTCTCGGCGCACCGCACCCCGGAGAAGATGCTCGCGTACGCCAAAGGCGCGCACGGGCGTGGCCTGCAGGTCATCATTGCCTGCGCCGGCGGCGCGGCGCACCTGCCGGGCATGGTCGCGGCGGCGACCCCGCTGCCGGTCATCGGCATTCCTCGCGCGCTGAAGGACCTAGACGGGCTTGACTCGCTGCTGTCCATCGTGCAAATGCCGGGTGGGGTGCCCGTGGCCACCGTGTCCATCGGCGGCGCGAAGAATGCCGGCCTACTCGCGGCGCGCATCCTCGGCTCCTCCGAACCGGAGATCCAGCGCCGCATGGTCGACTACCAGGAGAACATGGCCCGAGAGGTCGAGCGCAAGGATGAGGCGCTGCGCGAGCGCCTGCTCGGCGGCGGTGAGTAG
- a CDS encoding 5-(carboxyamino)imidazole ribonucleotide synthase: protein MPIIAVIGDGQLARMMHTEAIELGLAPRVLAGSEDASAAQVFGDVRIGDYTDLDDLKAVVEGAAAATFDHEHVPNEYLDELIAAGVSVQPQPRALIYAQDKLAQRRKMKEIGAPVPEFAPIESATDAGEFFDSVDGEMCLKATRGGYDGHGVWFPGTREEAEELVAELLGNGTPLYAERKVDFGRELSAMVARTPSGEVRAWPVVESRQRDGICVEAIAPAPGMSDEQAEYCRELAMKIATELDVTGVLAVELFECADEEKSVIVNELAMRPHNTGHWTQNGCVTSQFEQHLRAVLDWPLGSVDTTAPVTVMVNTLGADTEPSEPMEERVVEVMRRYPDAKVHLYGKGHRPGRKMGHVNVSGTDLDTVLERATAAADIIVNGSGAAGGAGGGQE from the coding sequence ATGCCGATCATCGCGGTGATCGGAGACGGCCAGCTGGCCCGCATGATGCACACGGAGGCGATCGAGCTCGGGCTCGCGCCGCGCGTGCTGGCGGGATCCGAGGACGCGTCGGCGGCGCAGGTCTTCGGCGACGTGCGCATCGGCGACTACACCGATCTGGACGACCTGAAGGCGGTCGTGGAGGGGGCCGCGGCAGCCACCTTCGACCACGAGCACGTGCCTAACGAGTACCTCGATGAGCTGATCGCCGCCGGCGTGAGCGTGCAGCCGCAGCCGCGCGCGCTGATCTACGCGCAGGACAAGCTGGCCCAGCGCCGCAAAATGAAGGAGATCGGTGCGCCGGTGCCCGAATTCGCGCCGATCGAGTCAGCCACCGACGCCGGTGAGTTCTTCGATTCCGTCGACGGCGAGATGTGCCTGAAGGCCACCCGCGGCGGCTACGACGGCCACGGTGTGTGGTTCCCGGGCACGCGCGAGGAAGCGGAAGAGCTCGTAGCGGAGCTCCTGGGGAACGGCACCCCGCTGTACGCCGAGCGCAAGGTCGATTTCGGCCGCGAGCTCTCCGCCATGGTCGCGCGCACCCCGTCCGGCGAGGTCCGCGCCTGGCCGGTCGTGGAGTCCCGCCAACGCGACGGCATCTGCGTTGAAGCGATCGCGCCCGCGCCGGGCATGTCCGACGAGCAGGCCGAGTACTGCCGCGAGCTGGCCATGAAGATTGCCACCGAGCTGGATGTCACCGGCGTACTGGCGGTGGAGCTTTTCGAGTGCGCGGATGAGGAAAAGAGCGTGATCGTCAACGAACTCGCCATGCGCCCGCACAACACGGGCCACTGGACGCAGAACGGTTGCGTGACCAGCCAGTTCGAGCAGCACCTCCGTGCGGTCTTGGACTGGCCGCTGGGGTCCGTCGACACGACCGCGCCAGTCACCGTCATGGTGAACACCTTGGGCGCGGACACCGAGCCGTCGGAGCCGATGGAAGAACGCGTCGTCGAGGTCATGCGCCGCTACCCGGACGCCAAGGTCCACCTCTACGGTAAGGGCCACCGCCCGGGCCGCAAGATGGGGCACGTCAATGTCTCCGGCACGGACTTAGACACCGTGCTGGAGCGCGCCACCGCGGCGGCGGACATCATTGTCAATGGCAGTGGTGCTGCTGGCGGTGCTGGCGGCGGGCAAGAATAG
- the budA gene encoding acetolactate decarboxylase, giving the protein MNAFSRHTVFQNSLMSALLDGIYDGEMTIGQILSKGNFGLGTFDGLDGEMIILDGTCYQLRSDGTATIADLEQKSPFAQVTNFVPKIVEPAPKGMKRAELSKFIDDLEPSGNYFHAVRITGTFSSVVTRTVTKQSKPYPPMRDAVGDDKEITFNDVRGIIGGFRTPKYAKGIGIPGCHVHFIDEERTSGGHVLDYTVDDAVIELCPGTDMELHLPLTADFAAGNLSPDDIDEQIHTTEVKS; this is encoded by the coding sequence ATGAACGCTTTCAGCCGCCACACCGTTTTCCAGAATTCGCTGATGTCCGCGCTACTCGACGGAATCTACGACGGGGAGATGACCATCGGGCAGATCCTGTCCAAGGGCAATTTCGGCCTGGGCACCTTCGACGGACTGGACGGGGAGATGATCATTCTTGACGGCACCTGCTACCAGCTGCGTAGCGACGGCACCGCGACCATCGCCGACCTGGAGCAGAAAAGCCCGTTCGCGCAGGTGACCAACTTCGTGCCGAAGATCGTGGAGCCAGCCCCGAAGGGCATGAAACGCGCTGAGCTGTCCAAATTCATCGACGACCTGGAGCCTTCGGGCAACTACTTCCACGCGGTGCGCATCACGGGCACGTTCAGCAGCGTTGTCACCCGCACGGTGACGAAGCAATCCAAGCCGTACCCGCCGATGCGTGACGCGGTGGGCGACGACAAGGAGATCACATTCAATGACGTCCGCGGCATCATCGGGGGCTTCCGCACCCCGAAGTACGCGAAGGGCATCGGCATCCCGGGCTGCCACGTGCATTTCATCGACGAGGAGCGCACGTCGGGCGGCCACGTGCTCGACTACACGGTCGACGACGCGGTGATCGAGCTGTGCCCCGGCACCGACATGGAGCTGCACCTGCCGCTCACCGCTGACTTCGCCGCAGGCAACCTCTCCCCGGACGATATCGACGAGCAGATTCACACCACAGAGGTGAAGAGCTGA
- a CDS encoding YbjN domain-containing protein: protein MSSNTDITAFSTRMLVSALDTLQIAAAEDNGDWGADFPQGTVFFVPDGDYFTIRIQSHMTVADDAMPAAMIAINAMNDNLAFGKVVPNVIEDRPTVVFRNHFNFTQGVSQSQLDTLIDASLQVGFNALDQIESLLKGTE, encoded by the coding sequence ATGAGTTCAAACACAGACATCACCGCTTTCTCCACACGCATGCTCGTCAGCGCTTTGGACACGTTGCAGATCGCTGCCGCGGAGGACAACGGCGACTGGGGCGCGGACTTTCCGCAAGGCACCGTCTTCTTCGTTCCCGACGGCGACTACTTCACCATCCGCATCCAGTCCCACATGACAGTCGCCGACGACGCCATGCCGGCAGCCATGATCGCCATTAACGCGATGAACGACAACCTCGCCTTCGGCAAAGTAGTACCCAACGTCATCGAGGATCGCCCGACAGTCGTTTTCCGCAACCATTTCAACTTCACCCAGGGCGTGTCCCAATCACAGCTAGACACGCTTATCGACGCAAGCTTGCAGGTCGGCTTCAACGCCCTCGACCAGATCGAATCACTGCTTAAAGGAACGGAGTAG